The following coding sequences lie in one Sorghum bicolor cultivar BTx623 chromosome 6, Sorghum_bicolor_NCBIv3, whole genome shotgun sequence genomic window:
- the LOC110436429 gene encoding uncharacterized protein LOC110436429 yields the protein MTAATTHQPPLHSPQPPICYDRLGSCISDRSTARCAASSSCAPASRAVDVAHRQGSCLQSPPGCPPPGPSPAARAPASKSVATRFVTRLQERCHHLRCLQERHHLHRCLKEHLLMSMKCGSKKAQGRRRIPEPALHPYQLVRLRECMKNHARLKELGLPDHYYNRLLAEDVAGHSDKNQSEDIHSDKYDHGDSESEYDPLQDDNGEEGLIDHDNAKCSKEKTCKKTNNQTTSMRPGGVKFQSRKRVFADQTSPRVITRSKKNTAQQDASLTPSDICVPPPSGANESHTRELVGNLDEGTQAAAEGQFYYHIT from the exons ATGACTG CCGCCACCACCCACCAGCCACCACTCCACAGTCCACAGCCACCCATCTGCTACGACCGCCTGGGCTCCTGCATCTCAGACCGCAGCACCGCCCGGTGCGCTGCATCAAGCTCCTGCGCTCCTGCCTCGAGGGCCGTTGACGTCGCCCACCGCCAGGGGTCCTGCCTCCAGAGCCCGCCTGGTTGCCCGCCGCCGGGTCCATCACCCGCCGCCAGGGCTCCTGCCTCCAAGAGCGTTGCCACCAGGTTCGTCACCCGCCTGCAAGAGCGCTGCCACCACCTTCGCTGCCTCCAAGAACGGCACCACCTTCATCGCTGCCTCAAAGAACATTTACtgatgtcgatgaagtgtggttCAAAGAAAGCACAAGGGCGTCGTCGGATACCAG AACCGGCGCTGCATCCATATCAATTGGTGCGCTTGAGAGAATGCATGAAGAACCATGCAAGGTTGAAGGAACTTGGACTTCCTGATCATTACTACAACCGACTTTTGGCAGAAGATGTTGCTGGTCATTCTGACAAAAATCAAAGTGAAGACATTCATTCTGACAAGTATGATCATGGAGACTCCGAGTCTGAGTATGATCCTTTACAGGATGATAATGGTGAAGAGGGTTTGATTGATCATGACAATGCTAAG TGCTCTAAGGAGAAGACTTGCAAGAAAACTAACAACCAAACTACAAGCATGCGCCCTGGTGGAGTCAAATTTCAGTCTCGCAAGAGAGTTTTTGCAGACCAAACATCTCCTAGAGTTATTACaaggtcaaagaaaaacactgccCAGCAAGATGCAAGCCTGACACCAAGTGACATTTGTGTGCCACCTCCATCTGGAGCTAATGAGAGCCACACTAGAGAACTTGTTGGCAACTTAGATGAGGGCACACAGGCGGCTGCTGAAGGCCAGTTCTACTACCACATTACTTAG